The Tachysurus vachellii isolate PV-2020 chromosome 19, HZAU_Pvac_v1, whole genome shotgun sequence genome segment agcaacaggcagagttactaaacattgtgcaacacaattcagataccatatgccaacttacactgcttgacatttttataaaaaaaaggagtgaagcgtttttttgccgctttgagctcatcgtaactgaatgctggaccgcgggtgcgactcgagcgacagtactgggggcgcgtgatgatgacgtgacaagtgagtgactgattgccgtgaacgtcatgtatagacttAAACTTAAATCTTAAgacttaatcttaaactttcttgtctctttgaattttaaaccactctgcatttatatacattgctccattaaaacctcagcatgtggtgaacacaactctccactaaaaaagtgagggggacgaatttactttttataatctACGCCCCTGGTCCTGACCATTTACAGTACGTGTCATTACAAAGATTTGGTCCCAggtgtatatacatttatatgtaaGAACACAGTATAATGGGATGATATGAAGAAGTAAACGCAAGTACTTTCAGTCCAAATGTGTTTAGAACTAAAAGCACTTTATAATACTACCGCACAGTATGTAGTATGCGCACAGGCGCATTTTACAGCTGACAGTTTGGCTAGTAAAAAGCACGCCATAGGTTTGGACATATAGACAAGATTTATATGATTCGAACgatacatacaatacaaaaaaaaacaccaattgTGCGCAGGAGCACTCACTTTTTCTTACGGATGGCGTTAGTACTTTCCGGGGAAGGCTTTAACCACAACCACCAAAATCTTTCATGCGCATAAACGCGAATAAACAGCTACGTCCTTCTGCGTCACTGAGAAGGCGGAGCTTGTGGGTCACCTACTGTACTATAGttatgagtcagtgagtcagagtcagtgtcagctTTATTGTCAATACTGCTATATGTATATAGGACATACAGAGGATTGAAATTTCTAAATAGAAATTTCTCTGTCATACGGTgcagaaacaggaaaaagaaaaacaataacaaaaagaaaaaaacatttacacatatgtttacatattagCTATATATAAAGCTAATATGTAAACacgtgtaaatatatatatatagctaatatgtaaacatatgtgtacacacatatatatatatatatacacacacacacatatatatacatatatacatacagcatacaaagcatacaaataaacaaatctgtgtACATTATATAGAATGAAAACATCTATGAAATACATACATTATCGCTGCTCATTGCTAATTACATTTCTAGTCAAATGCTGCTTCAGCTACTGTAGGGGGAGCAGATACTTATGGTAAATTAAATATGGTAGGTTTATTCACCAAGAGTGAAGTaatgtctgtgagtgttacacttttaaagcattattttcattaaatatgattttttcaaaagtaaaaggaagaaaccaatatgatattttaatgttttaatattttgcaCAGATCAAAATTTGCTGATTGTTACCTTAGAtctaaaaaatgcatttagcTGATTTTACAAATTATATGTAAGAATTATATTATgctgattattttataaatatttggattacatttttataacatCTCACAGTATTCTCTGTTTAATATTCTTTCCATCATATTGAACACCACAGACATATTTTAAGCATATTAGTATAAATAATTGCAGTAATCATTTACATTcagacatttggcagacacccttatccacagtgacttacatttatcaaCAAATTATACcgcaactgagggttaaaagCCTTGCTCAGAGACTCAGAAGTGGCAGCTTattggacctggggtttgaactcacaatTTTCCgaccagtagtccaacaccttaaccactaagctaccactttCTTAATCACTATCATTTTACATATCATCTGTATTATTTCTATGTTATGCTTATGAGGAGATTTCCACACTACTGTGAGTAACCCTTATTCCATAATGTCCAGCCCAGTACTGTGTGTCCTTCCCTCCATGCTTAAAACGGATAAATCGAACACCAGGTCCATAGTCCTTAAAGGTATATGtcatctaaaataaaacaacagcaagTTATAGACatcttatattaaaaaaactgctaaaaaaatccatattgaaaatatccagtaaaGAAATAACAGTGTAGCTAAAGTATCAGCATATAGGGTAAAAATTATGATTTTAAGatacaatccaaaaaaaaaatttactaaaACAATAATCtgctataaataatatacaacaaatgtagcaataaacctgtacacCTTTTGCTGCGTGCAAACCACGAAACTACAAGCACacaaatttacagagaaatattGCAGTGGCTTGGTAGGTATGACACAAGACTTACAATATCAACAGACTGATTAATGGTCTGATCCATGTGCACACCTAGCAAAACGAGCTAATCATGTGGAATCATTAAAATGCCGTTTAAAGGGAGtaacaaagatttttttctaagttaataacattttgtttattgaatATGTaaatcaggggggcacggtggcttagtggttagcacgttcgcctcacacctccagggttggggttcgattcccgcctccgccttgtgtgtgtggagtttgcatgttctccccgtgcctcgggggtttcctccggggtactccggtttcctcccccggtccaaagacatgcatggtaggttgattggcatctctggaaaattgtccgtagtgtgtgattgcgtgagtgaatgagagtgtgtgtgtgccctgtgatgggttggcactccgtccagggtgtatcctgccttgatgcccgatgacgcctgggataggcacaggctccccgtgaccagaggtagttcggataagcggtagaaaatgagtgagagagagatgagagagagaatatgtaaATCGTGCAACTATCTCCTGGAGTTTGCATGGGAACAAATAAAAGTAACTAACCTCTTCCCATTTCTGATCATTCCAttgaggaaaaaacacaggtGCTGACACAAATGACTGGACAGTCCTCTTCTGGTGATTGAGTAACTCGATTTGAATTTGATATTCACTGCCACAGTCCCACCGTGGAGCATACCTGGGCAAATAAGCCTAAATTAATTATTTGACAAGAggaaagtttaaaatatttattcttattcagAAAATAATAGACAAAAGCTGAACAAAGACTCACCAATCTGATATCACAATGTCAGGCTGTATTTCATCCATAATTGCAGGACTGTACCCTTCTTCTTCTAGGTTGATCAGCTGACTCTTTTTGCATTGCCTGTTATATGAAGCACAGTTAATAATTGCGTATAGACAGCAGGTCTTAGATGTAAAATAATAGTTGCAcatcttcattttttattaaatacttcACAGTTGGCTATGGGCTACTCAATCCATTCATGTTTGTACATCACCAGGTAACAAGAATGTAGAAGAAACAAAGGAGGCGGTGTTTcctttgtataaaataatataaatgttgtataaatacaaaatgaatcTTACTCATAAGAGGTAACAAAGCATTTTGTTACAGTCTCATCTGGATGAGGTACAAAAATACAATCTTTAATCCATCCATCACCTCCATTTTCTTCGATTTTCCAGCCAGCAAAGCCTTCTAgatgaaaaaacatttctgatatTATATCAACTATAGTTATTTTTTACACATCCTAACTTTTTAATCAAACAGTGTCAGTATACATACAGACATTTTCCAAACCATATCACAGTtacaaggaaaaaaatgtttaatcttAATTGATTTTTGCTCACCATCCGCATTGGGGTTCTTCAACAGATTCCGTCTCATTTTACATAGAAAATAAGTCATCTGCCAATGTCTTGGGACTTTGTGGATAGTGAGAGGCTTGAGTCCTTCGCTACGGCATCGCTTTCTCCAAAACGCAGTGCTGTCCACCACCGACTTCCACTCAGAACACACCAGGCGGCACACACAAATCACTTGCTGGCCAGGCAGGTTTAGAAAAATTTCCTCAATAATAGCAAGAGGAAGAGATGGCCACTGTGGTCACAACAAGAaaaataacattacatttcAGGTGAACACAAGTCGGCCAAATATTTACATCCAGAAAGTATTCATTCCCCAGTgattttttctcatttgctgTATTTGCAAAAATGTCATGAGATTAGTCCTGCTGTCACAAGGACCTGGTGACAGTT includes the following:
- the LOC132862551 gene encoding F-box only protein 6-like isoform X1, which translates into the protein MTSLFLHKKRMGHSESRPVWPSLPLAIIEEIFLNLPGQQVICVCRLVCSEWKSVVDSTAFWRKRCRSEGLKPLTIHKVPRHWQMTYFLCKMRRNLLKNPNADEGFAGWKIEENGGDGWIKDCIFVPHPDETVTKCFVTSYEQCKKSQLINLEEEGYSPAIMDEIQPDIVISDWYAPRWDCGSEYQIQIELLNHQKRTVQSFVSAPVFFPQWNDQKWEEMTYTFKDYGPGVRFIRFKHGGKDTQYWAGHYGIRVTHSSVEISS
- the LOC132862551 gene encoding F-box only protein 6-like isoform X3 encodes the protein MTSLFLHKKRMGHSESRPVWPSLPLAIIEEIFLNLPGQQVICVCRLVCSEWKSVVDSTAFWRKRCRSEGLKPLTIHKVPRHWQMTYFLCKMRRNLLKNPNADEGFAGWKIEENGGDGWIKDCIFVPHPDETVTKCFVTSYEYAPRWDCGSEYQIQIELLNHQKRTVQSFVSAPVFFPQWNDQKWEEMTYTFKDYGPGVRFIRFKHGGKDTQYWAGHYGIRVTHSSVEISS
- the LOC132862551 gene encoding F-box only protein 6-like isoform X2, giving the protein MTSLFLHKKRMGHSESRPVWPSLPLAIIEEIFLNLPGQQVICVCRLVCSEWKSVVDSTAFWRKRCRSEGLKPLTIHKVPRHWQMTYFLCKMRRNLLKNPNADGFAGWKIEENGGDGWIKDCIFVPHPDETVTKCFVTSYEQCKKSQLINLEEEGYSPAIMDEIQPDIVISDWYAPRWDCGSEYQIQIELLNHQKRTVQSFVSAPVFFPQWNDQKWEEMTYTFKDYGPGVRFIRFKHGGKDTQYWAGHYGIRVTHSSVEISS